In the Anastrepha obliqua isolate idAnaObli1 chromosome 1, idAnaObli1_1.0, whole genome shotgun sequence genome, one interval contains:
- the LOC129243066 gene encoding uncharacterized protein LOC129243066 yields the protein MDFSELFWYLIAILIPAAFTKTYGLYLDYSDNTEFIQQEAGYNILLQCDIKGLVNEKIEADTKIYWFFKQCREKTVGGGRCHDWMQLPCEENFCKSDLLLLNVTEEYSGLYKCSMVPLEYRSGQAIDIHLVRIYHLNVKNKSLAIPKLIDAYPLNKTAIVGAQAVFQCRVQSEEHPTIKWFHRKSTSNPTALESAAGIGLGVFNDNFNAHIVNYNGHTYELIHTAQEKHVGDEVYLSKLILNGVRLQDEGYYACVAFSYYGYKIREAYLQVDNQANIEYWSDYDANEEAYTDPREFWMLFLMPLGLAMFPLMVWLSYLAYKRRLAGAGSKRELRGCADEFTERDNCILRV from the exons ATGGATTTTAGTGAACTATTTTGGTATTTAATAGCAATTTTGATACCAGCGGCATTTACAAAAACTTATGGGTTATATTTGGACTACTCAG acaataCTGAGTTCATACAGCAAGAGGCtggatataatattttactacaATGTGATATCAAAGGCTTGGTAAACGAGAAAATTGAGGCTGATACAAAGATCTATTGGTTTTTTAAG CAATGTCGAGAAAAAACAGTAGGCGGTGGCAGATGTCACGATTGGATGCAGCTACCTTGTGAAGAGAACTTTTGcaagtctgacttgttactCCTCAATGTCACCGAAGAGTATTCTGGCTTATATAAATGCAGTATGGTGCCATTAGAGTACAGATCTGGTCAAGCAATTGATATTCATCTAGTTAGAATTTATcatttaaatgtgaaaa ATAAAAGTTTGGCGATACCAAAATTAATTGATGCTTATCCTTTGAATAAAACCGCAATTGTTGGTGCCCAAGCAGTGTTCCAGTGCCGTGTGCAAAGCGAGGAACATCCGACCATAAAGTGGTTTCATCGCAAATCCACGTCAAATCCCACTGCTTTGGAATCTGCTGCCGGCATTGGTTTAGGTGTATTCAACGATAACTTCAATGCTCACATTGTCAACTACAACGGACATACCTACGAATTAATACACACGGCGCAAGAGAAACATGTTGGGGACGAGGTATATCTCAGTAAATTGATCCTGAACGGCGTGCGCCTGCAAGATGAGGGCTACTATGCTTGTGTAGCTTTTAGTTATTATGGCTATAAGATACGCGAGGCGTACTTGCAAGTCGATAACCAGGCGAATATTGAATATTGGTCGGACTATGACGCCAACGAGGAAGCTTATACGGATCCACGCGAGTTTTGGATGCTATTTTTGATGCCATTGGGGTTGGCGATGTTTCCGCTTATGGTCTGGCTAAGCTATTTGGCTTACAAGCGACGTCTGGCAGGTGCGGGATCCAAAAGGGAATTACGCGGCTGTGCTGATGAATTCACGGAGCGTGACAATTGTATTTTGAGAGTATAA